In Aedes albopictus strain Foshan chromosome 3, AalbF5, whole genome shotgun sequence, the genomic window CATATATTTAAATGTCTGACTCTCGAAttctcgctctctctctctctaaccGGCGCATTCTCTCTCTCTCGTCTCCCTTTGCTCAATTTCAGGTTTCTCTCCGCACATCGTAGCAGGCCTAGGGCGGACGGACGAATCTTATCGGGTGGCGCACGCGGCAAGGCGAGCGGTCAACGCAACAGCAGTGGGCGCCTCTCCAGCGCAATTATTTCTCCAGTATCGACCGGAGGCAGCTGGTGATAAGACGTTCTTCGTTGGTGATTAACATCGGGAAAGCAACATGTCCAACAAAAAAGATAGTCAGGCGGCGGCGACTAATGGGACAAAGTACGAGGCGCGACTGTGTCACGTTGTGAAAAGGGCGGACTTTGATGGATACGGGTTCAACCTGCACGCTGAGAAGGGCCGTCCAGGGCAGTACATCGGCAAGGTGGATGATGGATCTCCGGCGGAGGCCGCTGGGTTGCGCCAAGGTGACCGGATCATCGAAGTCAACGGCACGAACATCACGACCGAAACGCACAAGAAGGTGGTGGAGCTGATCAAGGGGGTGCCGAACGAGACGAAACTACTGGTGATCGATCCCCGCGCTGATGCAGCAGATTTGAAGGCAGCGATCGCCAAAACTAAGACCGACGGTGTCAACGGCGGAGTGGATGTGAATGATAACAGCAAACAACCGGCCGAAGACGAGAAGAGCAGCAAGATGACCAACGGCACGAAGGGGGATTCGATGATGATGGCGATGGAGAACAACAAGCCGCATGACGTCAACGGCAAGGAGGAAATGAACAACAAGAGGAACAGCGATATGAGTGCTAATAAAGCGACAAATGGCGATGCATCGCCGAAGCAGCAGCAGAAACCCGCCGTCGTCACAGCAAGCGTTGATCATATTATCGAGGACACCAAGGCCTTGTCAGTGTCTCCATCGAAGGTGGCGACGacgccgatgacgacgacgccaACGGAATCCAAGAAGGCGATGAATggcagcagcaacggcagcagcgcCGCGACGGCGACGAACGGAAGCGCATCCAAGGAAGGTCCCAAGCTTAACCTCAACATGACCGCCGcggagctacgtgcccagctggCGGCCCGGAAGAAGTACGACCCAAAGAACGACGTGTGCGATTTGCGCAAAAAGTACGAAATCATTCAGAAGATGTGATATGTGACGGCGGATGACCAGCACACGAACCCTAATTTGGTATGCATGCAAGAAGAGTAAGAGCGTGACTCTTGAAGGTAGGAAGAACGTTGGAACAGCGCGCGGGTGGGACAAACCCAACAACACACACACACGGTTGATCGATCACCCTGGATCGGCTAGTTACTTATTATCCTAGACGAGAATAGTTTGTAGTCAAATATGTTTTTTGTTCGCAATTACAAACATCATCAGTATTGAATCCGAGACGGCTGCACAGTGGGTAAGAACGAATGTGAATCTTTTTAACGATGTTGGTTTCAGACTTAAAGTTTCCGATTTTGTTCGATTTGGtcctgatgaattcctagaggaattccttttggaatctgtagaagaactccttgagaagtctctggaggagtttcttaaaatctctagataaattccttgagaagtcgtgggaggaattcctcgaggaaccccaaagaaaattccttaatgaatttctaaacgaattccttgaggaatcttgaacgggattccttgagaaatctctaaggaaattccttgaagaatctttgaaggaatatgtAGAATCTCAcaagggattctttgaaaaattcttaagagaattccttaagaaattcctaagagaattctttgagaaattcctaagagaattccttgagaatttcctaagagaattctttgaggaacccctaagggaattctttgagaaattcctaagagaatttcttgaggaatccctaatggaattatttgaggaatccttAAGGGACCTCTTTTAGAAACCCAaggaggaatgcctaaaggaatttcaggagttatcctcaaggggattcctggaggaatccccgaggagattcctggaggaatccccgaggagattcctggaggaatcccctgaaggagattcctggaggaatcccctgaaggagattcctggaggaatcccctgaaggagattcctggaggaatcccctgaaggagattcctggaggaatcccctgaaggagattcctggaggaatcccctcaaggagattcctggaggaatcccctcaaggagattcctggaggaatcccctcaaggagattcctggaggaattccctcaaggagattcctggaggaatcccctcaaggagattcctggaggaatcccctcaaggagattcctggaggaatcccctcaaggagattcctggaggaatcccctcaaggagattcctggaggaatcccctcaaggagattcctggaggaatcccctcaaggagattcctggaggaatcccctcaaggagattcctggaggaatcccctcaaggagaatcctggaggaatcccctcaaggaaattcctgaaggaatcccctcaaggaaattcctgaaggaatcccctcaaggagattcctgaaggaatcccctcaagaagattcctgaaggaatcctctcaaggagattcctgaaggaatcccctcaaggagattcctggaggaatcccctcaaggagattcctggaggaatc contains:
- the LOC109403309 gene encoding Na(+)/H(+) exchange regulatory cofactor NHE-RF2, producing MSNKKDSQAAATNGTKYEARLCHVVKRADFDGYGFNLHAEKGRPGQYIGKVDDGSPAEAAGLRQGDRIIEVNGTNITTETHKKVVELIKGVPNETKLLVIDPRADAADLKAAIAKTKTDGVNGGVDVNDNSKQPAEDEKSSKMTNGTKGDSMMMAMENNKPHDVNGKEEMNNKRNSDMSANKATNGDASPKQQQKPAVVTASVDHIIEDTKALSVSPSKVATTPMTTTPTESKKAMNGSSNGSSAATATNGSASKEGPKLNLNMTAAELRAQLAARKKYDPKNDVCDLRKKYEIIQKM